In the genome of Deinococcus deserti VCD115, one region contains:
- a CDS encoding NUDIX hydrolase: MAEDQLKGATQGGAQRRRRRRRNPRGPTTPQAPVPGQVTNVTAVPVVAAPSKRGQKRPLAAPRIGVGCIVLRGEEILLVRERGRWSLPKGGLETGELVQDGARRETYEETGLVVELRDLAFIVEFQAQTWGHHLQFFYTGREVGGNLQPRDPDRDVQEARFVPIRQLREFIRFRPRLVALETWLRERRPRHFVFNLDKEPAMLRKRRRVGVGAVEPDMPNDPVEEADL, translated from the coding sequence ATGGCCGAGGACCAACTCAAGGGCGCAACACAGGGCGGAGCGCAACGGCGGCGCCGGCGCCGCCGCAATCCACGTGGACCAACTACCCCCCAGGCACCTGTGCCGGGGCAGGTCACGAACGTCACAGCGGTGCCGGTGGTGGCTGCTCCCAGCAAACGCGGCCAGAAGCGGCCGCTGGCCGCCCCCCGAATTGGTGTGGGCTGCATCGTCCTGCGGGGCGAGGAGATTCTGCTGGTGCGCGAGCGGGGCCGCTGGTCCTTGCCCAAAGGTGGTCTGGAAACCGGCGAGCTGGTGCAGGACGGCGCGCGGCGCGAGACCTACGAGGAAACTGGCCTGGTCGTGGAATTGCGTGACCTGGCGTTCATCGTGGAATTCCAGGCGCAGACCTGGGGCCACCACCTGCAGTTCTTCTACACTGGCCGGGAAGTCGGCGGGAACCTCCAGCCGCGTGATCCGGACCGCGACGTGCAGGAAGCCCGCTTTGTGCCGATCCGTCAGCTGCGTGAGTTCATCCGCTTCCGGCCGCGCCTTGTGGCCCTGGAGACCTGGCTGCGCGAACGCCGTCCACGTCACTTTGTCTTCAATCTGGACAAGGAGCCGGCGATGCTGCGCAAACGCCGCAGGGTGGGTGTTGGAGCTGTAGAGC